A genomic window from Lycium barbarum isolate Lr01 chromosome 4, ASM1917538v2, whole genome shotgun sequence includes:
- the LOC132634811 gene encoding high mobility group B protein 13-like, which yields MATVAEMPLVSDPVPTKKGKSRKALKQKKPSSNEANILAGSVIQSPFKENLEPQSQKKSNKTKGASKAKQQQQTEQSCFEKELLEMQEKLQKMTLEKEQTEEMLKQKEEELDARGKEHEKLQIELKKLQKMKEFKPTLNFPMVVPLMDKEEKKEKKRVDPSKKRPVPPYLLWCKDHWDEVKKANPNAEFKEMGNLLGAKWKTVSADEKKPYEEKYQAEKESYLKIVGMEKRENEAIRLLDEEQKQKTAMELLEQYIQFQQGAIVNENKKKKKEKDPLKPKQPLSAFFLFTNERRAALLAENKNVKEVAKITGEEWRNMTDTQKAPYEEMAMKRKEQYLQEMEVYKKMKDEEAAEHFKEEEELMKLKKQEALQLLKKKEKTENLIKKTKENRQKKKQKEDNVDPNKPKKPASSFFRFSREERKKLVEERPGINNSTINALISLKWKELSEEEKQVWNKEAAEAMEAYKKEMEEYNKNVAEKQNSNEKQ from the exons ATGGCTACTGTTGCTGAAATGCCCCTTGTTTCCGACCCCGTTCCCACGAAGAAAGGGAAGTCGAGAAAAGCGTTGAAGCAGAAAAAACCGTCATCAAACGAAGCCAATATATTGGCTGGAAGTGTAATTCAGTCGCCTTTTAAAGAGAATCTTGAACCACAATCCCAGAAGAAATCGAACAAGACGAAAGGGGCATCAAAGGCGAAGCAACAACAACAAACGGAACAGAGTTGTTTCGAGAAAGAGTTGCTGGAAATGCAAGAAAAGCTTCAAAAGATGACACTTGAGAAGGAGCAGACTGAAGAAATGTTGAAGCAGAAGGAAGAAGAGCTCGATGCCCGAGGTAAAGAGCATGAGAAGCTTCAGATTGAACTCAAGAAGTTGCAGAAAATGAAAGAGTTCAAACCAACCCTG AACTTCCCTATGGTGGTACCTCTGATGGACaaagaggaaaagaaagagaagaaaagggtGGATCCTTCGAAGAAAAGGCCAGTACCGCCGTATCTATTGTGGTGCAAAGACCATTGGGATGAG GTGAAAAAAGCTAATCCAAATGCTGAGTTTAAGGAGATGGGAAATTTACTGGGAGCAAAGTGGAAAACAGTAAGTGCAGACGAGAAAAAGCCTTATGAGGAAAAATACCAAGCTGAGAAAGAATCTTACTTGAAGATTGTTGGAATGGAAAAGCGCGAAAATGAAGCTATAAGGTTATTGGATGAAGAGCAGAAACAAAAGACAGCTATGGAGTTACTTGAACAATATATTCAATTCCAACAAGGAGCAATAGTGAATGAAAACAAGAAGAAAAA GAAAGAAAAGGACCCCTTGAAACCAAAGCAACCTTTATCAGCATTTTTCCTGTTTACAAATGAGCGTCGAGCTGCTTTACTTGCTGAGAACAAGAATGTGAAGGAG GTGGCAAAGATTACAGGTGAAGAGTGGAGGAACATGACAGACACACAAAAAGCTCCCTATGAAGAG ATGGCAATGAAGAGAAAAGAGCAATATCTGCAAGAAATGGAAGTTTATAAGAAGATGAAAGACGAAGAAGCTGCTGAACATTTTAAGGAAGAGGAGGAGCTGATGAAACTCAAGAAGCAAGAAGCACTTcaattgcttaaaaagaaagaaaagacagAAAATTTAATCAAG AAAACGAAAGAAAATCGCCAAAAGAAGAAACAAAAGGAAGACAATGTGGATCCTAACAAACCAAAGAAGCCTGCTTCATCATTCTTCCGTTTCAGcagagaggagagaaagaaacTAGTCGAAGAGCGTCCTGGAATAAACAATTCCACCATTAATGCTCTCATTTCACTGAAATGGAAG GAATTGAGTGAAGAAGAAAAGCAAGTTTGGAACAAGGAGGCAGCTGAAGCAATGGAAGCCTACAAAAAGGAAATGGAAGAATACAACAAAAATGTTGCTGAAAAGCAGAACAGCAATGAGAAACAATGA
- the LOC132634810 gene encoding probable GABA transporter 2, whose translation MGKAEPLRSDPFPEIQREDDAGAAFVLESKGEWWHAGFHLTTAIVGPTVLTLPYAFRGLGWVLGFVCLTVMGLVTFYSYYLMSLVLDHCEKSGRRHIRFRELAADVLGSGWMFYFVIFIQTAVNTGISIGAVLLAGECLQIMYAELSPDGPLKLYHFIAMVTVVMIFLSQFPSFHSLRHINLASLFLSLGYTFLVVGACVRAGTSKNAPPRDYSLEASSLSRLFSAFTSISIIAAIFGNGILPEIQATLAPPATGKMLKGLMLCYSVILVTFYSASVSGYWVFGNKANSNILKSLMPDEGPSLAPTWVLGLAIVFILLQLFAIGLVYSQVAYEIMEKKSADANKAVFSPRNLIPRIILRTLYMTLCGFFAAMLPFFGDINGVVGAIGFIPLDFVLPMLLYNMTFKPKKSSIIFWINTSIMVVFSCAGLLGSFSSIRKLVLDANKFKLFSSDVVD comes from the exons ATGGGTAAAGCAGAGCCTCTTCGCAGTGACCCTTTTCCAGAAATTCAAAGGGAAGATGATGCTGGTGCTGCTTTTGTTCTTGAATCTAAAG GGGAATGGTGGCATGCAGGATTTCATTTAACAACGGCAATAGTAGGACCAACAGTACTGACATTGCCATATGCTTTCAGAGGGCTAGGATGGGTACTTGGTTTTGTTTGTTTAACAGTGATGGGATTGGTCACTTTCTACTCTTATTATTTGATGTCTTTGGTTCTTGATCACTGTGAGAAGTCCGGTCGCAGGCATATCCGATTCCGAGAACTCGCCGCTGACGTCTTAG GCTCTGGGTGGATGTTTTATTTTGTAATATTCATTCAGACAGCAGTCAACACTGGCATTAGCATAGGAGCAGTTCTGCTTGCCGGAGAATGCCTTCAG ATCATGTACGCCGAACTTTCTCCAGATGGGCCACTGAAATTGTATCACTTCATTGCAATGGTTACAGTAGTAATGATATTTCTCTCTCAATTTCCGTCCTTCCACTCCCTGAGGCACATCAACTTGGCGTCGTTGTTTCTGAGCTTGGGCTACACTTTCCTAGTTGTTGGTGCTTGTGTTCGTGCTG GTACTTCAAAAAACGCACCTCCAAGGGATTACTCCTTAGAAGCCTCAAGCCTATCACGGTTATTTAGTGCTTTCACTTCTATCTCCATAATTGCAGCCATTTTTGGGAATGGAATACTACCAGAAATACAG GCCACTCTTGCTCCACCGGCAACAGGAAAGATGTTGAAAGGCCTTATGTTGTGCTACTCTGTAATTTTGGTTACTTTCTACTCTGCTTCTGTTTCTGGATATTGGGTATTCGGAAACAAAGCCAATTCAAACATTCTCAAGAGCTTAATGCCAGATGAAGGACCTTCCTTGGCACCGACATGGGTATTAGGGCTCGCGATTGTCTTTATTCTTCTTCAGCTCTTTGCCATTGGTTTG GTATATTCTCAAGTTGCTTATGAAATCATGGAAAAGAAGTCGGCTGATGCAAACAAGGCTGTTTTCTCTCCTAGAAACCTAATCCCAAGGATAATCCTCAGAACGCTGTACATGACCCTTTGCGGGTTCTTTGCAGCTATGTTACCATTCTTTGGTGACATTAACGGTGTTGTAGGAGCCATTGGCTTTATTCCTCTTGATTTTGTTCTGCCAATGCTACTTTACAACATGACTTTCAAACCAAAGAAATCATCTATTATCTTTTGGATAAATACTTCTATAATGGTTGTATTCTCTTGTGCTGGTCTTCTGGGATCCTTTTCTTCTATAAGGAAATTGGTTCTAGATGCCAATAAATTTAAGCTTTTTAGTAGTGACGTTGTTGATTAA
- the LOC132634812 gene encoding protein trichome birefringence-like 23 gives MLKKMLVHWKSWWRSIYKQNHFILKLGFLILLVGLVFRLLFLRSDVIVDVQETPFVKKTLFSPPPVSFSLPEIADQIGNEEQAGRCNLFIGDWIPDPAGPVYTNETCKFIEDHQNCIKNGRPDTGYLYWRWNPRNCKLPQFNPHKFLQLMSNKTWALIGDSISRNHVQSFLCVLSKAEEAIEVYHDKEYRSRRWIFPSYNFTVSVIWSPFLAQAAIFEDYNGVSTSEIELHLDKLDTSWTDQFNNFDYMIFASGEWYVKTAIYYENNTVLGCHNCPKKNLTELGFDFAYHKVLGNFFNYILSSNHKGMIFFRTATPDHFENGQWFTGGNCKRTEPVKEGNFTLSEINKILHEIELEEIGKATAKASEKGLNLKLFDVTGLSLMRPDGHPGPYRYFQPFAKDKNAKVINDCLHWCMPGPIDTWNDMLMEMVLNGY, from the exons ATGTTGAAGAAAATGTTGGTTCATTGGAAATCTTGGTGGAGGTCAATTTACAAGCAAAATCATTTTATTTTGAAGTTGGGTTTTTTGATTTTGTTGGTTGGTCTTGTTTTTAGGCTTTTATTTTTAAGATCtgatgtgattgttgatgttcAAGAAACCCCTTTTGTTAAAAAGACTCTATTTTCACCACCACCAGTTTCTTTCAGTTTGCCTGAAATTGCAGATCAGATTGGTAATGAAG AGCAAGCAGGGAGGTGTAACCTTTTCATTGGAGATTGGATTCCTGATCCAGCTGGTCCTGTTTACACGAACGAGACATGCAAATTTATTGAAGACCATCAGAATTGTATTAAGAATGGCCGGCCAGATACTGGTTATCTTTATTGGAGGTGGAATCCACGAAATTGCAAGTTGCCTCAGTTTAATCCACATAAGTTTCTTCAGTTGATGAGTAATAAAACATGGGCGTTGATTGGTGATTCAATATCAAGGAACCATGTCCAATCATTTCTTTGCGTACTCTCAAAG GCCGAGGAAGCCATTGAAGTATACCATGACAAGGAGTACCGATCCAGGAGATGGATATTCCCGTCATACAACTTCACTGTTTCAGTTATTTGGTCCCCCTTTCTAGCACAAGCAGCTATATTTGAAGACTACAACGGAGTTTCCACATCCGAGATTGAACTTCATCTCGACAAACTTGATACGAGTTGGACAGATCAGTTTAACAATTTTGACTATATGATATTTGCAAGTGGTGAGTGGTATGTCAAAACCGCAATCTACTACGAAAACAATACAGTATTGGGCTGCCACAACTGTCCCAAAAAAAACTTAACCGAGCTCGGTTTCGACTTTGCGTATCATAAAGTTCTTGGAAATTTTTTCAACTACATTCTCTCGTCGAATCACAAAGGCATGATCTTTTTCAGGACCGCGACACCGGACCATTTCGAAAATGGCCAGTGGTTTACTGGTGGAAATTGTAAAAGAACGGAACCGGTGAAGGAAGGTAATTTTACTTTGAGCGAGATTAACAAAATTCTACATGAGATCGAGTTAGAGGAAATCGGTAAGGCTACAGCTAAAGCTTCTGAGAAGGGTTTGAATCTAAAGCTTTTCGATGTAACTGGCCTTTCGTTAATGCGGCCCGACGGACATCCAGGTCCATACAGGTATTTCCAACCATTTGCAAAAGATAAGAATGCAAAAGTTATAAATGACTGCTTGCATTGGTGTATGCCCGGACCTATAGATACCTGGAATGATATGCTAATGGAGATGGTGTTAAATGGTTATTGA